In Jannaschia sp. W003, the genomic stretch GGGACCCGAGCTGTCGAACACGCGGTTGATGATGTTGCCGCCGGACGGCCGGTTGCGGTTCTTGTTCCGCGAGCGGGACTTGGAGCTTCTCATACGGTGCTTTCGCAGGCTTTGCCTTGGACCCTGCCCTGCCCTTGCGGCGGGTCGTCGGGGGTCCCGGTGTCACTGGACGGCGGCACCGGGAGCATCGCGCGGTCGCGCGGGCCACATCCGGTCCGTGGCGCGGTTATGGTCCGCGCCCGCGCGCGTTACAAGCCGGAATCCCGTGCAGCGGGCGGTTTTTCGCCCCGAACCACGCGGTTTCGCCCGTCCAGGTCGTCCAGCACCGCGATGCGTGCGAATCCTGCCGCCGCGAGCAGCTCCGACACCGCCGCGGCCTGCGTCGGCCCAATCTCCAGGAGGAGCCGGGCGCCGGGGGTCATGCGCGCGGGCGCTTCGGCGGCGATCCGGCGGTAGGCCCCCAGTCCGTCGCCCCCCGGCGTCAGCGCGCCGCGCGGCTCGAAGCCGAGTTCCGGAGCAAGCGCGGCCATCTCGGCTTCGGCGACGTAAGGGGGATTCGACACCACGAGGTCGAACGCGCCGTCGATGCCGTCCAGCCAGTCGGCACGCGCGAATTCGGCGCGCGCGCGCAGGCCCAGCGCGTCCGCGTTGCCTCGCGCGACGGCGAGCGCGGCGTCGGAGACGTCGGTGCCGAGGCCGGTGGCGTCAGTGCGCTCGGCCAGCAGCGACAGGAGGATGCAGCCCGAGCCGGTCCCGAGGTCGAGGACGCGGCGGAAGGGCCGCTCGAGCGCCGCCTCGACCAGCCGCTCGGTCTCGGGGCGCGGATCGAGCACGTCGGCCGTAACGCGGAACGCGTGGCGCCAGAAGTCGCGGCGGCCGAGGATGTGGCTGACGGGCTCGCGCGCCGCGCGGCGCGCGACGAGCGCCTCGAAGCCCTCGGGGTCGGGCACGGGATCGACGTCGAAGAGGGTGCCGGCGTGGTGCTGGAGGAGGCGCCGGGCGTCGGTGAACGGGTCGGGCACGCCGGCCGCGGCCAGCCGGACGCGCGCCCGGGCCAGCGCGTCGCGCGCCGTCACCCCTCCATCTCGGCCAGCTGCCGGGCCTGGGCGTCGGCCGTCAGCGCGTCGATCACCTCGTCGAGATCGCCCCCCATCACCGCGTCGAGTCGGTAGAGGGTGAGGTTGATCCGGTGGTCGGTCATCCGCCCTTGCGGGAAGTTGTAGGTCCGGATGCGCTCGGAGCGGTCGCCACTGCCTACTTGCGCGCGCCGGTCGGCGGAGCGCTCGGCGTCGGCGGCGGCGCGCTGGGCCTCGAAGAGGCGCGCGCGCAGGACGTTCATGGCGATCTCGCGGTTGCGGTGCTGCGACTTCTCGGAGGACGTCACGACGATGCCCGTGGGCAGGTGGGTGATGCGGACGGCCGAGTCGGTGGTGTTGACGTGCTGCCCGCCCGCCCCGGAGGCGCGCATGGTGTCGATGCGGATGTCGGCGGCGGGCACGTCGATCTCGACCGCCTCGGCCTCGGGCAGCACGGCGACGGTGGCGGCCGAGGTGTGGATGCGGCCCCCGCTCTCGGTGGCGGGCACGCGCTGGACGCGGTGCACGCCGCTCTCGAACTTGAGGCGCGCGAACACGTTCTCGCCCTCGATCCGCGCCACCAGTTCGCGCACGCCGCCGAGGTCGGACTCCTGCCGCTCCACCACGTCCACGCTCCAGCCGCGCGCCTCGGCGTAGCGGCGGTACATGGACTCCAGGTCGCCCGCGAAGAGCGCCGCCTCCTCGCCGCCCGTTCCGGGACGGATCTCGAGGATGGCGGGCCGGGCGTCGGCGGCGTCGCGCGGCAGGAGCGACAGGCGCAGGGAATCGGCGGCGGCCACGGCGCGGTCCTCGAGCGCGGGCAGCTCGGCCTCGGCCAGCTCGCGCATCTCGGGGTCGGCCAGCATGGCGCGGGCGTCGGCGATCTCGCCCTGCAGCGCCTGCCAGGCAATCGCCTCCTCGGCCACGGGCTTGATCTCGGCATACTCGCGGGTGACGGCGGCGATCTCGCCGGGGTCCATCACGGACTGCATGCGCGCCTCGAGATACTCGAAGCGGGCGACGATCTGGTGCAGGCGGTCCTCGGGGATCATGGGCGGGCCTTGGCGTCCGGCGGGCGTCCGGTCAAGGGCGCGCTCGCCCGGTTGCGGGGAACGTGCTAGGATGCGCCATGCGAAGCGCGGCACTCATCGTCCTGCTCGGCGCCCTGCCCGCGGCCGCGGACGGCGTCGTCCCGGCGGCCACGGGCGTGGACTGCTACTGCACCGACTCCGCGGGGGAGCGCGTGGAGATGGGCGAGACGGCCTGCCTCACCGTCGGCGACCGCAGCTTCCTCGCCCTGTGCGACATGAGCCTCAACGTCCCCATCTGGCGCGACACCGAGCACGGGTGCGTGTCCGGGTGAGCGGCGTCCCGGGATCGGTCCGGTGGACCGATCCAGCCGCGAACGCCGAGGCCAAGCCGCGGCAGGCGGCGCCCGTCGGCTCCTCTGACGAAGCGCCTCCCCGCCTACTCTCCCTCGAACACACCCAGCCACCGATCCATCCGGGCCGCGTTCACCCCCATGTCCGCGTAGCCGAAGCGCGAGCGGCTCCAGATCGCCAGCTCGGCGCCCGCGCCGTCCGGGCGGGCGGCCACCGACACCACGTCAGGATAGCCGACGAGGCTGGAGCGCTGGACGTAGGTGACGCGGCCCTCGTCGGGCGCGCCGGCGAGGCGCACGGTGCGTGGCTCGGCGGTCGCGGCGGCGTCGAGGCGGGCGAGCGCCTCGGCGGGCGGCAGGGCGACGCGAAGCGCGGGCCGCTCGCCGCCCGGACCCGCCAGCGCGTCGTTGGGGCGCCCGCTGCGGGCCGGCGCGAACGGATCCGCATGCCACAGCGCGGGATCGAGCGGCGCGGCCCGCACGAACAGGAGCGCGAGGAGGGTCGAGAGGGCGAGGGCCCCGAGGGCGATCTGGAGCGTGGTCATCCCGGGCATCTAGCCGCGCGGGCCGGCGGGTGCGAGCGCGAACGCCCCGGGGGCGCCCGCTCCCCGCCCCGCCCGTGCCACGCGGGGCGGGGAGTGGTGCGGGTGAAGGGACTCGAACCCCCACGCCTCGCGGCGCCAGAACCTAAATCTGGTGCGTCTACCAGTTCCGCCACACCCGCACGCGGGACGCCTTAGCAGCCGCCTGCGCCGCCCGGAAGGCCCCGAAGGAACTCCGCCCCGGCCCCGAAGAGTCCCGACCCCCGCCCCAATCGCGCCCAAGTTCGCCTGCATCCCTGTCTCATCCGCCTAACAGCACTCATCGCTCGGGGGAGCACAGACCATGACCATGCAGCTTCGCATCAACGCCGCCGACCTCATCGAGCGCCACGACACCGTGCCCGCCGGCGCGGAGGCCGGGATCGGCGTGAAGGGCGGCATCGCCCGCGGCACCGTGATCCTCACCGCCCGCGGCGAGGTTCCGGTCGAGGCGCTGGTCGCCGGCGACCGGGTCATCACCCGCGAGCGTGGCATGTCGGTCCTGCGCGCGGTCGAGCACGTCACCAGCCCCGCCGTCACGGTCCGCACCGACAGCCTCGGCTTGGGCCGCCCCGAGCGCGACACCACGGTCGCCGCCGACCAGCACGTCACCCTGCGCGACTGGCGCGCCGAAGCCCTGTTCGAGGCCGAAGCCGCGCTGGTCCCCGCCGCCCGTCTCGCCGACGGCCGCCAGATCGCCTGCTTCGGCGAGGCCGAGTTCGTGCGCCTCGACTTCGGCACCCCCCTCACCGTCTACGCCAACGGCCTCGAGACGCCCACGGGCCGCACCGAGGACGGCGTGATCGAGATCTCCGCCGCCTGACCCCCCTCCGCCGGCGGTTTTCGGGCGCCCGCTCCGCACGTCGCGGGGCGGGCGCTCCGCGTTCAGGGTTCCGCAACACTTCGGGGCCTAGATGGGCGCGACGGGCGGGCCGCATGCCCGCCGCGACCGAGGGGAGCAGGCGCATGGCACGACAGGCGGACGAACGCGCGGCGGCGCCCCGTGCTTCCGCGGCCCCTCTGCGCCGCCCCGGACCCGCCCTCCTCGGGGGCACCCGCATCCTCGCCGCCGCCGGGGAGTGCTCCGTGGAGGCGCTGCGTCCCGGCGACCGGGTCGTCACTCGCTGCCGCGGCATGGCCGTCGTGCGCGCGGTGCACCGCGTCCGGCTCGCGCCCGGCGCGGCGGTGGTGCGCATCCCCGCCGGCGCGCTCGGACGCGGCCGCCCCGAGCGGGACGTCGACCTCCTGCCCTCCCAGCCCGTCGTGCTGCGCGACTGGCGCGCCCGCGCGCTGTTCGGCACCGCCGAGGCGCGCGTCGCCGCCGCCCGGCTGGTGGACGGTCGCGTGATCCGCCTCGCGCCGGGGGACGGCGCGGCGGCCTTCGCGGTGGTGCTCGACGTGGGGCTGGTGCTGATGGGCGAGGGGTTGGAGCTGGTCTCCGCCGCGCCGGACGCAGTGTCCGCGCCCGGGCGGTAGCAGGCGCGGCGACCCTGGCGGCCTGTTCAGCTCGCCAGCGTCCGCAGCACCCCCGGCACGGCGTCGGGCAGATCCTCGGCCATGAGGCCCGGGCCGAAGCGGCGGGCGGCCTCGGCGTGGATCCAGGCCGCCGCGCCCGCAGCCTCGAACGGCGGCGCGCCCCGGGCCAGCAATCCCGCGATCAGCCCCGCTAGCACGTCCCCCGCGCCCGCCGTGGCGAGCCACGGCACCGCATCCTCGCGCACCGAGGCCAG encodes the following:
- the prmC gene encoding peptide chain release factor N(5)-glutamine methyltransferase, producing the protein MTARDALARARVRLAAAGVPDPFTDARRLLQHHAGTLFDVDPVPDPEGFEALVARRAAREPVSHILGRRDFWRHAFRVTADVLDPRPETERLVEAALERPFRRVLDLGTGSGCILLSLLAERTDATGLGTDVSDAALAVARGNADALGLRARAEFARADWLDGIDGAFDLVVSNPPYVAEAEMAALAPELGFEPRGALTPGGDGLGAYRRIAAEAPARMTPGARLLLEIGPTQAAAVSELLAAAGFARIAVLDDLDGRNRVVRGEKPPAARDSGL
- the prfA gene encoding peptide chain release factor 1, which encodes MIPEDRLHQIVARFEYLEARMQSVMDPGEIAAVTREYAEIKPVAEEAIAWQALQGEIADARAMLADPEMRELAEAELPALEDRAVAAADSLRLSLLPRDAADARPAILEIRPGTGGEEAALFAGDLESMYRRYAEARGWSVDVVERQESDLGGVRELVARIEGENVFARLKFESGVHRVQRVPATESGGRIHTSAATVAVLPEAEAVEIDVPAADIRIDTMRASGAGGQHVNTTDSAVRITHLPTGIVVTSSEKSQHRNREIAMNVLRARLFEAQRAAADAERSADRRAQVGSGDRSERIRTYNFPQGRMTDHRINLTLYRLDAVMGGDLDEVIDALTADAQARQLAEMEG
- a CDS encoding DUF1499 domain-containing protein — encoded protein: MTTLQIALGALALSTLLALLFVRAAPLDPALWHADPFAPARSGRPNDALAGPGGERPALRVALPPAEALARLDAAATAEPRTVRLAGAPDEGRVTYVQRSSLVGYPDVVSVAARPDGAGAELAIWSRSRFGYADMGVNAARMDRWLGVFEGE
- a CDS encoding Hint domain-containing protein, with translation MTMQLRINAADLIERHDTVPAGAEAGIGVKGGIARGTVILTARGEVPVEALVAGDRVITRERGMSVLRAVEHVTSPAVTVRTDSLGLGRPERDTTVAADQHVTLRDWRAEALFEAEAALVPAARLADGRQIACFGEAEFVRLDFGTPLTVYANGLETPTGRTEDGVIEISAA
- a CDS encoding Hint domain-containing protein, translated to MARQADERAAAPRASAAPLRRPGPALLGGTRILAAAGECSVEALRPGDRVVTRCRGMAVVRAVHRVRLAPGAAVVRIPAGALGRGRPERDVDLLPSQPVVLRDWRARALFGTAEARVAAARLVDGRVIRLAPGDGAAAFAVVLDVGLVLMGEGLELVSAAPDAVSAPGR